In Myxococcus stipitatus, the following are encoded in one genomic region:
- the grpE gene encoding nucleotide exchange factor GrpE, which produces MAGTSEKDSIQAEIGQDVIDAAVRSVERRMEDGAVTVEVEAPEAATVDSAHVAPDASESPTHAETAPATADEAAALRQEVEALKAQVEFSQAKGRETMERLREAHERAKEAQERTVRAAADLENYRKRAQKEKEEVQRFGSEKLLKDLLPVMDNLDRALEAASKSPDIDSFQKGVAMTRKSFEDALARHGVKAFSAKGQPFDPRMHEAIQQVETAEVPPGHVTYEVVRGFFLNERLVRPAMVVVARAPAEVAAESAQAPSSAPEPAKDAAVQPSDSTSGGSQ; this is translated from the coding sequence GTGGCCGGCACCAGTGAAAAGGACAGCATCCAGGCGGAAATCGGGCAGGACGTCATCGACGCGGCGGTCCGCAGCGTCGAGCGTCGCATGGAGGACGGTGCGGTGACCGTCGAGGTGGAGGCCCCCGAGGCCGCCACCGTCGACTCAGCGCACGTCGCCCCCGACGCTTCCGAGTCTCCCACCCACGCCGAGACGGCGCCCGCGACGGCTGACGAAGCCGCGGCCTTGCGCCAGGAGGTGGAGGCGCTCAAGGCCCAGGTCGAGTTCAGCCAGGCCAAGGGCCGCGAGACGATGGAGCGTCTGCGCGAGGCCCATGAGCGCGCGAAGGAGGCGCAGGAGCGCACCGTGCGCGCCGCCGCGGACCTGGAGAACTACCGCAAGCGCGCGCAGAAGGAGAAGGAGGAGGTCCAGCGCTTCGGTTCGGAGAAGCTGCTCAAGGACCTGCTCCCGGTGATGGACAACCTGGACCGCGCGCTCGAGGCCGCGTCCAAGTCCCCCGACATCGACAGCTTCCAGAAGGGCGTGGCCATGACGCGCAAGTCCTTCGAGGACGCGCTCGCCCGCCACGGCGTGAAGGCCTTCAGCGCGAAGGGCCAGCCGTTCGACCCGCGCATGCACGAGGCCATCCAGCAGGTGGAGACGGCGGAGGTTCCGCCGGGCCACGTGACCTACGAGGTCGTGCGCGGCTTCTTCCTCAACGAGCGGCTGGTGCGTCCGGCGATGGTGGTCGTCGCGCGAGCCCCCGCTGAAGTCGCGGCCGAGTCCGCGCAGGCCCCGTCGTCGGCTCCGGAGCCGGCGAAGGACGCCGCCGTGCAGCCGTCCGACAGCACTTCCGGGGGGAGTCAGTAA
- a CDS encoding branched-chain amino acid ABC transporter permease — translation MQTPALPIPESRPLVPPSLRGVLPVLLAVPALALFHWALSGSEFASYLLSVMGVNIILAVSLNIVNGMTGQFSIGHAGFMAVGAYIAGYASLQLKEVALSFLPVAASDQVLFTVALLLGGLAAAACGFLVGLPSLRLRGDYLAIVTLGFGEIIRVVVQNTDAFGRALGLSGIPQYASPSMVFFWVFLVVLAARRLAASSHGRSLWSIREDEVAAEAMGVDTTGYKVRAFVFSSFFAGIAGGLFAHFVPIINPGSFTFVRSMEIVVMVVLGGLGSTTGAIIAAIFLTLLPEGMRSLFGALGTEGSLAQRVDQIRMPIYGLLLVVLMLSRPQGLFGTREIWDVLPKWLSRKRGGQA, via the coding sequence ATGCAAACCCCCGCGCTTCCCATCCCCGAGTCCCGCCCGCTGGTGCCTCCCTCGCTGCGCGGCGTGCTGCCGGTGCTGCTGGCGGTGCCCGCGCTGGCGCTGTTCCACTGGGCCCTCAGCGGCTCCGAGTTCGCCTCCTATCTCTTGTCCGTGATGGGGGTGAACATCATCCTGGCGGTGAGCCTCAACATCGTGAACGGGATGACGGGCCAGTTCTCCATCGGCCATGCGGGCTTCATGGCGGTGGGCGCCTACATCGCCGGCTACGCCTCGCTCCAGCTCAAGGAGGTGGCGCTGTCCTTCCTCCCGGTGGCGGCCAGCGACCAGGTGCTGTTCACCGTGGCGCTGCTGCTCGGCGGGCTGGCCGCGGCGGCGTGTGGCTTCCTCGTGGGCCTGCCCTCGCTGCGGCTGCGCGGCGACTACCTGGCCATCGTCACGCTGGGCTTCGGCGAAATCATCCGGGTCGTGGTGCAGAACACGGACGCGTTCGGCCGCGCGCTGGGGCTGTCCGGCATCCCCCAGTACGCCAGCCCCTCCATGGTGTTCTTCTGGGTCTTCCTGGTGGTGCTCGCGGCGCGGCGGCTGGCGGCGTCCAGCCACGGCCGCAGCCTGTGGTCCATCCGCGAGGATGAGGTGGCCGCCGAGGCCATGGGCGTGGACACCACGGGGTACAAGGTCCGCGCCTTCGTCTTCTCGTCCTTCTTCGCGGGCATCGCGGGCGGCCTGTTCGCCCACTTCGTGCCCATCATCAACCCTGGCTCCTTCACCTTCGTGCGGTCGATGGAAATCGTCGTCATGGTGGTGCTGGGCGGCCTGGGCTCCACCACGGGGGCCATCATCGCGGCCATCTTCCTGACGCTGCTTCCGGAAGGAATGCGCTCGCTGTTCGGCGCGCTTGGCACCGAGGGCAGCCTGGCGCAGCGGGTGGACCAGATTCGCATGCCCATCTACGGCCTGCTGCTGGTCGTGCTGATGCTGTCGCGGCCCCAGGGCCTGTTCGGCACGCGGGAAATCTGGGACGTGCTGCCCAAGTGGCTGTCGCGCAAGCGCGGGGGGCAGGCGTGA
- a CDS encoding putative Ig domain-containing protein, with protein MTFHRVAATFVVLSLLSACSGSNHEDPSGGPRLPTAELTDTTVGADYEVRLTASGGTAPYSYSVAEEPPPGFSFYSADAKLTGPASASGQFSLKVTVRDAEKTQDTRTYSLKVWPAPVLSTTAPPSTATGNNYSHLFSITGGRPPLVFSVAQGLLPSGLTLSQDGELSGVALQVGTSTFTVRAQDASGVKVEARYSLDVRQGTGTDGGGNPSGSFPLAVGNWNIEWFGDPTEGPTDEALQRNNVATVINGANVDVWGLAEVVSTTEFNTLKAQLPGYDGFLANDSRVTLGSGYYDASEQKVGVLYKTGMVEVVQAQLILTQYNFEFGTRPPLRVDLRLKRGSATENLTLVVLHMKAMSTKADYDRRYAAGLQLKNYLDTNLPTQQVMVVGDWNDDLDESIVTNSSTGQKYDTPYRNFLNDTARYGFITHTLTLSGASSTVSYRNFIDHQLASNEMQAHYVSNSAKVIDPSTTITNYGRTTSDHYPIISRYDLGQVTPPTFSPMEPGGADSFLAPDISWPREEAASATVH; from the coding sequence ATGACCTTCCACCGTGTGGCCGCGACATTCGTGGTCCTGTCTCTTCTGAGCGCCTGCTCGGGAAGCAACCACGAAGACCCCTCCGGGGGGCCCAGGCTCCCCACCGCGGAGTTGACGGACACCACCGTGGGGGCCGACTACGAGGTGCGCCTGACGGCCTCGGGCGGCACCGCGCCCTACTCCTACAGCGTGGCCGAGGAGCCGCCTCCGGGCTTCTCGTTCTACTCGGCCGACGCGAAGCTCACCGGCCCCGCCAGCGCCTCCGGGCAGTTCTCCCTCAAGGTGACGGTGCGCGACGCGGAGAAGACGCAGGACACGCGGACGTACAGCCTCAAGGTGTGGCCCGCGCCGGTGCTCTCCACCACCGCGCCGCCCTCCACCGCGACGGGCAACAACTACTCGCACCTGTTCTCCATCACGGGCGGACGGCCGCCCCTCGTCTTCTCCGTGGCGCAGGGCTTGCTGCCCTCGGGCCTCACGCTGTCGCAGGACGGCGAGCTGTCGGGCGTGGCGCTGCAGGTGGGCACCAGCACCTTCACCGTGCGCGCGCAGGACGCCAGCGGCGTGAAGGTGGAGGCGCGCTACTCCCTGGACGTGAGGCAGGGCACGGGGACGGACGGCGGCGGCAACCCCTCGGGGAGCTTCCCCCTGGCCGTGGGCAACTGGAACATCGAGTGGTTTGGAGACCCGACGGAAGGCCCCACCGACGAAGCCCTCCAGCGCAACAACGTCGCGACGGTCATCAACGGCGCGAACGTGGACGTCTGGGGGCTGGCGGAGGTGGTGAGCACCACGGAGTTCAACACGCTGAAGGCCCAGCTCCCCGGCTACGACGGCTTCCTGGCGAATGACTCCCGCGTCACGTTGGGCTCGGGCTACTACGACGCGAGCGAGCAGAAGGTGGGCGTGCTCTACAAGACGGGCATGGTGGAGGTGGTCCAGGCCCAGCTCATCCTGACCCAGTACAACTTCGAATTCGGGACCCGCCCTCCCCTGCGCGTGGACCTGCGCCTCAAGCGGGGCAGCGCCACCGAGAACCTGACCCTGGTGGTGCTGCACATGAAGGCGATGTCCACCAAGGCCGACTACGACCGGCGGTACGCCGCGGGGCTGCAGCTCAAGAACTACCTGGACACGAACCTGCCCACGCAGCAGGTGATGGTGGTGGGCGACTGGAACGACGACCTGGACGAGTCCATCGTGACCAACTCCTCCACGGGCCAGAAGTACGACACGCCGTACCGCAACTTCCTGAACGACACGGCCCGCTACGGCTTCATCACCCATACGCTCACGCTGTCCGGCGCGAGCTCCACGGTGAGCTACCGCAACTTCATCGACCATCAGCTGGCCAGCAACGAGATGCAGGCCCACTACGTCTCGAACTCCGCCAAGGTCATCGACCCCTCCACCACCATCACCAACTACGGCCGCACCACGTCCGACCACTACCCCATCATCAGCCGCTACGACCTGGGACAGGTGACCCCGCCCACCTTCAGCCCCATGGAGCCCGGCGGCGCCGACTCCTTCCTGGCCCCGGATATCTCCTGGCCCCGGGAAGAGGCGGCCAGCGCCACCGTGCACTGA
- a CDS encoding ABC transporter substrate-binding protein → MRRLAPMLLAALAVLAAACEKKTQPTPSGEAGAQAAQGQPASAGGTPTGADTILLGQVGALTGGQATFGISTRNGIELALKEANAAGGVKGKKLAVKVYDNQSKPEEAAQATTRLITQDKVVLILGDVASSNSLAMAEKAQAAGVPMITPSSTNTTVTQKGDYIFRVCFIDPFQGFVMAKFARDELKLGKVAVLQDNKSAYSIDLSDVFTRKFKEMGGTVATTESYSQGDTDYRAQLTAIKKTQPDGIYVPGYYSEVGVIARQAREVGLKVPLMGGDGWDSEKLFELGGSAINGSYFSNHYSPDNPDARVQKFIADYKAAYGGVPDALAALGYDAARVAIEALQRAKDLSGPSVRDAIAQTKDFPGVAGTVTLDDKRNAVKSAVVLKVGDGKTQYVTTISP, encoded by the coding sequence ATGCGACGCCTTGCCCCGATGCTGCTCGCCGCCCTCGCCGTCTTGGCGGCCGCCTGCGAGAAGAAGACTCAGCCCACCCCCTCTGGTGAGGCCGGCGCTCAGGCCGCGCAGGGACAGCCCGCGAGCGCGGGGGGCACTCCCACGGGCGCGGACACCATCCTGCTGGGCCAGGTGGGCGCGCTCACCGGCGGCCAGGCCACCTTCGGCATCTCCACGCGCAACGGCATCGAATTGGCCCTCAAGGAGGCCAATGCCGCGGGCGGCGTGAAGGGCAAGAAGCTGGCGGTGAAGGTCTACGACAATCAGAGCAAGCCGGAGGAGGCCGCGCAGGCCACCACGCGCCTGATTACGCAGGACAAGGTGGTCCTCATCCTGGGCGACGTGGCCTCGTCCAACTCGCTGGCCATGGCGGAGAAGGCGCAGGCGGCGGGCGTGCCCATGATTACGCCGTCGTCCACCAACACCACGGTGACGCAGAAGGGCGACTACATCTTCCGCGTGTGCTTCATCGACCCGTTCCAGGGCTTCGTGATGGCGAAGTTCGCCCGCGACGAGCTGAAGCTGGGCAAGGTCGCCGTGCTCCAGGACAACAAGAGCGCGTACTCCATCGACCTGTCGGACGTCTTCACGCGCAAGTTCAAGGAGATGGGCGGCACCGTGGCCACCACGGAGAGCTACAGCCAGGGCGACACGGACTACCGCGCGCAGCTGACCGCCATCAAGAAGACGCAGCCGGACGGCATCTACGTGCCGGGCTACTACAGCGAGGTAGGCGTCATCGCCCGCCAGGCGCGCGAGGTGGGCCTCAAGGTCCCGCTGATGGGCGGCGACGGCTGGGACTCCGAGAAGCTGTTCGAGCTGGGCGGCAGCGCCATCAACGGCAGCTACTTCTCCAATCACTACTCGCCGGACAACCCGGACGCGCGCGTGCAGAAGTTCATCGCCGACTACAAGGCGGCGTACGGCGGCGTGCCGGACGCGCTGGCGGCGCTGGGGTACGACGCGGCCCGCGTGGCCATTGAGGCGCTCCAGCGCGCCAAGGACCTGAGTGGTCCTTCCGTGCGCGACGCGATTGCCCAGACCAAGGACTTCCCGGGCGTGGCCGGCACCGTCACGCTCGATGACAAGCGCAACGCCGTGAAGTCCGCCGTCGTCCTCAAGGTCGGGGACGGCAAGACGCAGTATGTGACGACCATCTCTCCCTAA
- the dnaK gene encoding molecular chaperone DnaK encodes MGKVIGIDLGTTNSCVAVMEGGEPVVIPNSEGSRTTPSMVGFTDSGERLVGQIAKRQAITNPENTVFAVKRLIGRKFDSPEAKKAIGVSAFKVSSSPNGDAWVEIRGKGHSPPEISAIVLMKMKQTAEDYLGEPVTEAVITVPAYFNDSQRQATKDAGRIAGLNVLRIINEPTAAALAYGLDKVKDGGTERVAVYDLGGGTFDISILELTAGVFEVKSTNGDTFLGGEDFDQRLIDYLAKRFAEQNNGLDLRRDRMALQRLKEAAERAKHELSSAPETEVNLPFITADASGPKHLTETVDRATFEALVSDLVDRTIEPCKIALKDAGLTAQAINQVLLVGGMTRMPRVQQKVREFFGKEPHKGINPDEVVAVGAAIQGGVLKGEVKDVLLLDVTPLSLGVETAGGVFTKIIEKNTTIPCKKSQVFSTAVDNQPLVSVHVLQGEREMAADNKTLARFELVGIPPAPRGVPQIEVSFDIDANGIVHVSAKDLGTGKVQQVRVVGNSGLSEQEIQAMISDAQSHASDDKKKKELAELRNNADGLIYTTEKSLEEYASLLSEKDRDEIKADLERLKGLLNTTDANALKEAFQRLEGSAYRIADAIYTGQAS; translated from the coding sequence ATGGGCAAGGTGATTGGAATCGACCTGGGGACAACCAACTCGTGTGTCGCCGTCATGGAAGGCGGCGAACCGGTGGTCATCCCCAATAGCGAGGGCAGCCGCACCACGCCTTCCATGGTGGGCTTCACGGACTCCGGTGAGCGGCTGGTGGGCCAGATTGCCAAGCGGCAGGCCATCACCAACCCGGAGAACACCGTCTTCGCCGTGAAGCGGCTGATTGGCCGGAAGTTCGACTCGCCGGAGGCGAAGAAGGCCATTGGCGTCAGCGCGTTCAAGGTCTCCTCCAGCCCCAACGGCGACGCGTGGGTGGAGATTCGCGGCAAGGGCCACAGCCCGCCGGAAATCTCCGCCATCGTGCTGATGAAGATGAAGCAGACGGCGGAGGACTACCTCGGCGAGCCCGTCACCGAGGCGGTCATCACCGTCCCCGCGTACTTCAACGACAGCCAGCGCCAGGCCACCAAGGATGCGGGCCGCATCGCGGGCCTCAACGTCCTGCGCATCATCAACGAGCCCACCGCGGCGGCGCTCGCCTACGGCCTGGACAAGGTGAAGGATGGCGGCACGGAGCGCGTGGCCGTCTACGACCTGGGCGGCGGCACGTTCGATATCTCCATCCTGGAGCTGACCGCGGGTGTCTTCGAGGTGAAGAGCACCAACGGCGACACGTTCCTGGGCGGCGAGGACTTCGACCAGCGCCTCATCGACTACCTGGCCAAGCGCTTCGCCGAGCAGAACAACGGCCTGGATTTGCGCCGCGACCGCATGGCGCTCCAGCGCCTGAAGGAGGCCGCCGAGCGCGCCAAGCACGAGCTGTCCAGCGCGCCGGAGACGGAGGTGAACCTGCCGTTCATCACCGCGGATGCGTCCGGCCCCAAGCACCTGACGGAGACGGTGGACCGCGCCACGTTCGAGGCGCTGGTGTCCGACCTGGTCGACCGCACCATCGAGCCCTGCAAGATTGCGCTGAAGGACGCGGGGCTGACGGCGCAGGCCATCAACCAGGTGCTGCTGGTGGGCGGCATGACGCGCATGCCGCGCGTGCAGCAGAAGGTGCGCGAGTTCTTCGGCAAGGAGCCGCACAAGGGCATCAACCCGGACGAGGTCGTCGCCGTGGGCGCGGCCATCCAGGGTGGCGTGCTCAAGGGCGAGGTGAAGGACGTCCTCCTCCTGGACGTCACGCCGCTGTCCCTGGGCGTGGAGACGGCCGGCGGCGTCTTCACCAAAATCATCGAGAAGAACACCACCATCCCCTGCAAGAAGAGCCAGGTGTTCTCCACCGCGGTGGACAACCAGCCGCTGGTGAGCGTGCACGTGCTCCAGGGCGAGCGCGAGATGGCGGCGGACAACAAGACGCTGGCGCGCTTCGAGCTCGTGGGCATCCCCCCGGCGCCGCGCGGCGTGCCGCAGATTGAGGTGTCGTTCGACATCGACGCGAACGGCATCGTGCACGTCAGCGCCAAGGACCTGGGCACCGGCAAGGTCCAGCAGGTCCGCGTGGTGGGCAACTCCGGCCTGTCGGAACAGGAAATCCAGGCGATGATTTCCGACGCCCAGTCGCACGCGTCCGACGACAAGAAGAAGAAGGAGCTGGCGGAGCTGCGCAACAACGCCGACGGCCTCATCTACACCACGGAGAAGAGCCTGGAGGAGTACGCCAGCCTCCTGTCGGAGAAGGACCGCGACGAAATCAAGGCGGACCTGGAGCGGCTCAAGGGCCTGCTCAACACCACCGACGCCAACGCCCTGAAGGAAGCCTTCCAGCGCCTGGAGGGCAGCGCCTACCGCATCGCCGACGCCATCTACACGGGGCAGGCCAGCTAG
- a CDS encoding serine/threonine-protein kinase — protein sequence MEFPSLETEVAFLRGLVAVQRMSDDILEDCLQRGLTLDAGLDVFLTQCARMVHAPAGFVSLRGTRGPVLTRLLGDLGVDVFEAASWRGPHRLANGRMLFCTRLTLGSLDLGGLGLAVEGAFEDGGALVMKLVEAIGEQLDTAVLAFLALMDGQGPLERLDELAVDDTPVPRGRIGKYEVLTPLGTGGMAQVLVARAQGPEGLGRLVALKRILPHLTADPAIVGQFLDEARIGLRLSHPNLVHVYDFGETQGAYFIAMELVRGVDLDRLLRAQQGPLTPAQAVAVVSQALGGLHAAHQLRGEDGKPLHLVHRDLSPHNLMVGFDGRVKVLDFGVAKARAQRTVTLPGIVKGKPLYMSPEQARGQRLDARSDLFAMGLLLYEALTWRRAFDRGDELSSMKAICDDPLPRPESIAPPLWEVLEVALAKSPAARFANAQEMADRLTEVVTPVKDSELARLTARYFPDRLRELQSLDLTRAAGRAHVAPGLVHDPQEDIDTEPRAPPPRKNAAR from the coding sequence GTGGAATTCCCATCCCTGGAGACAGAGGTTGCGTTCCTGCGCGGGCTGGTGGCCGTGCAGCGGATGTCGGACGACATCCTGGAAGACTGCCTTCAACGCGGGCTGACCTTGGACGCGGGGTTGGATGTCTTTCTCACGCAATGCGCACGCATGGTGCACGCGCCCGCGGGGTTCGTGTCCCTGCGTGGCACGCGCGGGCCGGTGCTGACGCGACTGCTGGGGGACCTGGGGGTGGATGTCTTCGAGGCCGCGTCCTGGCGGGGGCCTCACCGGCTGGCGAACGGGCGGATGTTGTTCTGCACGCGGCTGACGTTGGGGAGCCTGGACCTGGGCGGGCTGGGGCTGGCGGTGGAGGGGGCCTTCGAGGACGGCGGCGCGCTGGTGATGAAGCTGGTGGAGGCCATCGGCGAGCAGCTGGACACGGCGGTGCTGGCCTTCCTGGCGCTGATGGACGGGCAGGGGCCGCTGGAGCGGCTGGACGAGCTGGCGGTGGATGACACGCCGGTGCCCCGAGGGCGCATCGGTAAGTACGAGGTGCTCACGCCCCTGGGCACCGGAGGCATGGCGCAGGTGCTGGTGGCGCGGGCGCAGGGGCCGGAGGGGCTGGGGCGCCTGGTGGCCCTCAAGCGCATCCTCCCGCACCTGACGGCGGACCCCGCCATCGTCGGGCAGTTCCTGGACGAGGCGCGCATCGGCCTGCGGCTGTCGCACCCCAACCTGGTGCACGTCTACGACTTCGGCGAGACGCAAGGGGCCTACTTCATCGCCATGGAGCTGGTGCGGGGCGTGGACCTGGACCGGCTCCTGCGCGCGCAGCAGGGGCCGCTGACGCCCGCGCAGGCGGTGGCCGTGGTGTCCCAGGCGCTGGGAGGTCTGCACGCGGCGCACCAGCTTCGGGGCGAGGACGGCAAGCCGCTGCACCTGGTGCACCGGGACTTGTCTCCGCACAACCTGATGGTCGGGTTCGACGGGCGGGTGAAGGTGCTGGACTTCGGCGTGGCGAAGGCGCGCGCGCAGCGCACGGTGACACTGCCCGGCATCGTCAAGGGCAAGCCGCTGTACATGTCCCCCGAGCAGGCGCGGGGCCAGCGGCTGGACGCGCGCAGCGACCTGTTCGCCATGGGCCTGCTGCTCTACGAGGCCCTCACGTGGCGGCGCGCGTTCGACCGGGGCGATGAGCTCAGCTCCATGAAGGCCATCTGCGACGACCCGCTGCCCCGGCCGGAGTCCATCGCCCCGCCGCTGTGGGAGGTGCTGGAGGTGGCGCTGGCCAAGTCTCCGGCCGCGCGCTTCGCCAACGCGCAGGAGATGGCGGACCGGTTGACGGAGGTCGTCACGCCCGTGAAGGACTCGGAGCTGGCGCGGCTGACGGCGCGCTACTTCCCGGACCGGCTGCGGGAGCTCCAGTCGTTGGACCTCACGCGCGCCGCGGGCCGGGCCCATGTGGCGCCCGGCCTGGTGCACGACCCTCAGGAGGACATCGACACGGAGCCTCGGGCTCCGCCGCCCCGCAAGAACGCCGCGCGCTGA
- a CDS encoding YsnF/AvaK domain-containing protein → MFQRSDIKEGMVVRSIDGEKLGKVFAMGDDAFHIERGLFFPKDYRVAFTDVSDIRDGEVVLTRGKESLQQVSEAQGARTTEGRTVTETTTTRIREADIEAPAASVTPLTGGLGARPDAGYAAVPRAELDNPPLRADSGDISIPVHREKLNVEKHETQAGELRVRKDVVEEEEVVRVPVRHERVRVERRAVTTERPAMEAAFKEETIVVPLRAEEVEVTKRSFLDEEVVIHKDVVEEERRIAETVRHENVEIRTEGEVDAPRTLNATSDDPSLTRS, encoded by the coding sequence ATGTTCCAGCGCAGCGACATCAAGGAAGGAATGGTCGTACGAAGCATCGACGGAGAGAAGCTCGGCAAGGTCTTCGCCATGGGCGACGACGCGTTCCACATCGAGCGGGGTCTGTTCTTCCCCAAGGACTACCGGGTCGCCTTCACGGACGTGAGCGACATCCGCGACGGAGAGGTGGTCCTCACCCGAGGCAAGGAGTCGCTCCAGCAGGTCTCCGAGGCGCAGGGCGCACGGACCACCGAGGGGCGCACGGTGACGGAGACCACGACGACGCGCATCCGCGAGGCGGATATCGAAGCGCCCGCGGCGTCCGTCACGCCCCTGACGGGAGGCCTCGGCGCCCGCCCGGACGCCGGCTACGCGGCCGTCCCCAGGGCGGAGCTGGACAACCCACCGCTCCGGGCCGACAGCGGCGACATCTCCATCCCCGTCCACCGGGAGAAGCTCAACGTGGAGAAGCACGAGACGCAGGCGGGGGAGCTGCGCGTACGCAAGGACGTGGTGGAGGAAGAGGAAGTGGTCAGGGTCCCCGTGCGCCACGAGCGCGTCCGCGTGGAGCGCAGGGCGGTGACGACGGAAAGGCCCGCGATGGAGGCCGCGTTCAAGGAGGAGACCATCGTCGTCCCCTTGCGCGCCGAGGAAGTGGAGGTCACCAAGCGCTCCTTCCTGGACGAGGAGGTCGTCATCCACAAGGACGTCGTCGAGGAGGAGCGCCGCATCGCGGAGACGGTGCGCCACGAGAACGTGGAGATTCGCACCGAGGGCGAGGTCGACGCGCCGCGCACGCTCAACGCCACGTCCGACGACCCGTCGCTGACGCGCTCCTGA
- a CDS encoding transcriptional regulator codes for MAEKWDKQLMDFLKRTGDELKRTTDDLRGEAQRLLKEVKDPEKQAKVKEGLEQLRTWAATTTKVAADKIETAVRQVEGAVERAFHPEDGAPAPQKKEKASEKKAQAPEPSAEPPPKAEPRAAKKPGTKSLGRKKGSPRTAKKAPAASKKTMGRAKKPPTA; via the coding sequence ATGGCTGAGAAGTGGGACAAGCAGTTGATGGACTTCCTCAAGCGCACTGGCGACGAGCTCAAGCGCACCACCGATGACCTCCGTGGCGAGGCCCAGCGCCTCCTCAAGGAGGTGAAGGACCCCGAAAAGCAGGCGAAGGTGAAGGAGGGCCTGGAGCAGCTGCGCACCTGGGCGGCCACCACCACGAAGGTGGCGGCGGACAAGATTGAAACCGCCGTGCGCCAGGTGGAGGGCGCCGTGGAGCGCGCCTTCCATCCGGAGGACGGCGCCCCGGCCCCTCAGAAGAAGGAGAAGGCCAGCGAGAAGAAGGCCCAGGCCCCCGAGCCCTCCGCCGAGCCACCTCCCAAGGCCGAACCCCGCGCCGCGAAGAAGCCCGGCACCAAGTCCCTGGGCCGCAAGAAGGGCAGCCCTCGCACCGCCAAGAAGGCCCCCGCCGCTTCCAAGAAGACGATGGGCCGCGCCAAGAAGCCGCCCACCGCCTGA
- a CDS encoding branched-chain amino acid ABC transporter permease, with protein sequence MAQLLQHLINGLAAGTIYALVALGYTMVYGVLKLINFAHGDVMMVGVYMGYASAFALGREARGSLLGIAAVFAVAMLGCALLGFIIERFAYRPLREKPRLTALITAIGISFALSYGFQLDIGFLPGASPRAFPEIIEPTEWLIIGDRDVVVWNWQIISFLIAVGLMVGLQYLVFGTRFGQAMRAVSWDHRVAALMGIPTDRVIALTFMLSSGLAAGAGLLYAIKDTSVSPLMGLYVGLKAFVAAVIGGIGHVPGAVVGALVLGLVEEFVVGYAASSWRDAVAFGFLILVLLVKPGGLFGRVAAEKV encoded by the coding sequence ATGGCGCAGCTCCTCCAGCACCTCATCAACGGTCTGGCCGCCGGAACCATCTACGCGCTCGTCGCGCTCGGCTACACGATGGTCTACGGCGTCCTCAAGCTGATCAACTTCGCGCATGGCGACGTCATGATGGTCGGCGTCTACATGGGCTATGCCTCCGCCTTCGCGCTGGGGCGCGAGGCACGGGGCTCGCTCCTGGGCATCGCCGCCGTGTTCGCGGTGGCGATGCTGGGCTGCGCGCTCCTGGGGTTCATCATCGAGCGCTTCGCCTACCGGCCCTTGCGCGAGAAGCCCCGCCTGACGGCGCTCATCACCGCCATCGGCATCTCCTTCGCGCTCTCGTACGGCTTCCAGCTGGACATCGGCTTCCTGCCCGGCGCCAGCCCCCGCGCGTTCCCTGAAATCATCGAGCCCACCGAGTGGCTCATCATCGGGGACCGCGACGTGGTGGTGTGGAACTGGCAGATCATCAGCTTCCTCATCGCGGTGGGGTTGATGGTGGGCCTGCAGTACCTGGTGTTCGGCACGCGCTTCGGACAGGCCATGCGCGCGGTCTCCTGGGACCACCGGGTGGCGGCGCTGATGGGCATCCCCACCGACCGCGTGATTGCGCTGACCTTCATGCTCAGCAGCGGCCTGGCCGCGGGCGCCGGTCTGCTCTACGCCATCAAGGACACGTCCGTCAGTCCGCTGATGGGCTTGTACGTGGGCCTCAAGGCCTTCGTCGCGGCGGTGATTGGTGGCATCGGCCACGTGCCGGGCGCGGTGGTGGGCGCGCTGGTGCTGGGCCTGGTGGAGGAGTTCGTGGTGGGCTACGCGGCCAGCTCCTGGCGCGACGCGGTGGCGTTCGGCTTCCTCATCCTGGTGCTCTTGGTGAAGCCGGGAGGTCTGTTCGGCCGGGTCGCCGCGGAGAAGGTGTGA